A window of Macrococcus sp. 19Msa1099 genomic DNA:
GTAAAGACTTCTTAGACTCAAATTTCTGGATTTACTGGAAAACGATGTTTGCATTCGAACCTTGGCATTCTGCTATGGAGATGCGTCGATATTTAATGCGTTTTATCCATCATATTGGTGGACTTGCAGACTTTTCAGCTCTAAAATTTACGAAGTTCAATCAATTTGAATCACTTGTTATGCCTTTGATCGAGCATCTTAAAGCGAACAATGTAACATTTGAATATGGTGTAACCGTTAAGAATATACAAGTTGAATGTTCAAAAGAGTCAAAAGTTGCAAAGGCAATAGACATCGTGCGTAAAGGTAATGAAGAATCAATTCCTTTAACAGAAAATGATTTAGTATTTGTAACAAATGGCAGCATCACTGAAAGTACTACTTATGGAGATAACGATACACCTGCCCCACCTACAACAAAACCTGGAGGTGCATGGCAATTATGGGAAAATTTAAGTGCACAATGTGATGAGTTCGGTAATCCGTCTAAATTCTATAAAGATTTACCAGAGAAAAGTTGGTTCGTTTCTGCTACAGCAACAACAAATAATAAAAAAGTTATAGATTATATTCAAAAAATTTGTAAACGTGATCCATTATCAGGCCGTACAGTAACTGGTGGTATCGTTACTGTAGATGATTCAAAGTGGCAGTTAAGCTTTACGTTAAACCGACAACAGCAGTTTAAAAATCAACCGGATGATCAAGTGAGTGTGTGGATTTACGCACTTTATTCAGATGAACGTGGAGAACGTACGAATAAAACAATTGTTGAGTGTTCTGGTAAAGAAATTTGTGAAGAATGGCTTTATCATATGGGTGTTCCTGAAGAAGAAATTTCAGCACTAGCAGCAGAATGTAATACAATTCCAAGCTATATGCCGTACATTACTGCTTACTTTATGCCACGTAAAGAAGGAGACCGTCCTTTAGTAGTACCACATGGTTCAAAGAATATTGCATTTATAGGTAACTTTGCAGAAACAGAAAGAGATACCGTATTTACAACAGAATATTCAGTAAGAACTGCTATGGAAGCGGTGTATAAACTTCTAGAAGTAGACCGTGGAGTGCCTGAAGTATTCGCTTCAGTATACGATGTGAGAATTTTATTACATGCGTTATCTGTACTGAATGATGGCAAGAAACTAGATGAAATTGATATGCCATTCTATGAAAGATTGGTAGAAAAACGCTTATTGAAGAAAGCATCTGGTACATTCATTGAAGAATTATTAGAAGAAGCTAAATTAATATAATAGATTTTTATCGTTTGATATCTCTAGTGAAAACTGGTTTCATTACAGTGATTATAAAAATGGGTAAGCATCTATGAGGGTTTCCTTGGTATGTTTGCTATTGAGATCATAATATGAAACTCTGTATAACATCTTTTAACGAGGCCTAAAGTAATAGGCCTCTATTTATTTTGTTTGGAGAACGCACTTTCATATTCCTATAAGTTTATAAATAATCTGTTGTGAAATTTATAATCATTTGTTGCTATTTGAATATAATCAATACCTGAAATAGAAGATATATTTCAATCGTATAGAATAGATGCCAATCTGTTCATTCAATCAATTGACGATGTATAGTTTACGAAGAAGAACGCAGATTATTTATTAGAAACTGTTAAAGTGCATGTTCAAGACTTTGAAATGCCGACACCAGCATAATTAAGTAAACTATTTAGTAAAATGAAGAAACAAAAAACTCTTGATATCAATGCGATTATGCTGAAGAAACATCTTGCCTTGAATGTAATGATGTATCGACGAATAGAAAATATATTGTATATAAAAATAAAACGGATCAGTTTGAAGATATTTATAGTGAAATTTCAACGAATAAAGTGAAAGGGTTCTGTAATATATGTAATGCGGAATTAGACGTTGTGCTAGTTTTAAATAAAACGAAACATAATAAGAGTGATGAGACTTACACGAAGAAAGGGGATTGTATTTGTCACAATACTGTGAAGTGTAACCAAAACTTAGACAATGTAGAAGATTTTATGAATTTGTTGCGCGTACGAAATAATTAGCTAATTAAAAATGGTTGAATTTATAGTCGGAGTACATAATGTATGCTTCGGTTATTGTTTGTCTTTGTTGTAGAGATTGAGGAGTTGTTCATTTTGTTTAATATTCTCATCTTTATTTCCGATTGTCTTATAAATATCCATGAATACCAGGTGAATTTAAGATAGGTTACATTAAAGGCGCAAAGAATGTGCCACTAAATTACATTGAGAATTACAAAGGCACAGAAAATATATATGATTTACCAATCAGGTATGAGAGGTAAGCGTGCAGTAACAAGGAGTAGATGTAATTAACGTAAGAGGTGGGCAAGTATCTTTATTTTTGAGTATTTTAATTTACTATTAAATAGTTTAGTGTTAAATTATTTAATAATAAATTAATGATATAGAGGTGTATATATGGAAGAATCTAACTTCTTCAGACTTGTTCATGATGGGAATCAACTTAGCTATAAGATGATATCGTTATTTTTAAAGCACTTTGACCATAAACTTAACATTTCCCAAGTAATATTACTCGAATATATTAAGCGAAATGGTCATGCAAAGCCTTCAGACATTGCAAAAGCATTAGGTTTTACATATGGTGCAATTACGACAATGACAAACAAGCTTGTAGAAATGGAATATGTCGTGCGTATTAATCATTCAGGTGACAGACGTGTCGTAATGCTCAATATAACTGAAACAGGTTTGAAAGTGTTGGAAGAAGCAGAAAGTGTTGGAAAGCAAGTACGTAATGCAGTATATGATATATTATCTGAAGAAGAACTTAAACAAATGAAACAGATTCAGGAAAAATTATTAAATCATGTAGCATCAATCAAAACATTGTAAGGAGGAAATAAAATGGAACGTTTAAAAGACAAAGTAATTATTATTACGGGTGCAGCTCAGGGTATGGGGAAAGTGCATGCAGAGCGTGCAATTGCAGAAGGCGCTAAAGTAGTGATTACAGATATAAATGAGGAAAAGGGGCAAGCTGTAGCAGTGACATTAGGCTCAGATGCATTGTTTATCAAACATAATGTTGTAAGTGAATCAGATTGGGAAAATGTTGTACAGACGACACTTGAATATTGGGGTAAGATTGATGTGCTTGTTAATAATGCTGGTATTACATATAATATGAAAATTGAAGAAATTACTTTAGATGACTATATGAAGATTGTAAATATTAATCAAGTTTCTGTGTTCTTAGGTATTAAGTCAGTAACCGCAACTATGAAAGCTCAAAATTCAGGTGCGATTATTAATATATCATCTATGAATGGTCTTGCCGGCGGCGCAATTGGATATACAGATACGAAGTTTGCGGTAAGAGGTATGACAAAGGCAGCAGCAAGAGAATTATCACCGTTTAATATTACAGTAAACTCTGTGCACCCTGGTGTTATTCATACACCGATGCTTGAACAACCTGGCGTAAAAGAAGCGGTGGATAAATTTAAACAAATGATTCCAATGCGTCGTGTAGCGCAAGCTGAAGAAGTTTCAAATATGATCATATTCTTGGCATCAGATGAAGCAAGATATTCAACAGGCTCAGAATTTGTCATTGACGGTGGTGTAACAGCCACTGTTTAGAAGAAATTTTGATAAAATTGTTTGATTTACTTCCATCTCAGGTGGCTAACTTGATTATAAATATCGCACAGAATTTTCAGAAAATAAATTGACATAAAAAATGAAATCTGATAATATTAAATCAATTCAACGCTAAAGGAGTTAGTATTATGACAAACACAAAGCTACAGTTAAATAATTGGTGGCAGCTGTCCTGATACTTATAACCGTCATAGGTATAAGTATCTATGACGGCTTCCTTAGCATTCGCTTAAGAGGCCGATGTATGAGCGGTCTCTATACTTAAGAGATCGTGTGTACACACGGTCTCTTTTTTATTTTTATATTTATTTTAGGAGGGATTTATATGGAGAGGCAATCAGGTTTCACATCAAAATTAGGTTTTATACTAGCAAGTGCAGGTTCAGCGATAGGGTTGGGGGCGATGTGGAAATTCCCTTATGTGATGGCTGATAATGGAGGAGCAGCATTCCTTATTTTGTTTATCATTTTCACTTTATTTATTGGATTACCAATATTAATGAGTGAATTTGTGATGGGCGTCGCTGGGGAGACTTATAGTACACGAGCATTTAGTAAGTTATCTGGTAAGAAGAAGTATGATTTAATCGGCTATCTTGGTAATATCGGGGTATTTTTATTAATGAGTTTTTACAGCGTTATCGGCGGCTTCATCTTAATATATATTATTCGTACGATAAAAGTGATTTTTACTGGAGATGCGACCAAAGATTATACAGTGTTATTTGGTAGTATCATATCAAATCCATTGAATACAATTGCAGGGGTTATTTTGTTCCTGGCATTAACGGGCATTATTGTTATTAAAGGGGTGCAAAATGGTATTGAACGTGTCTCTAAGTTTATGATGCCGATGTTATTTGTAATGTTTCTCATTATGATCATTCGATCAATAACATTACCAAATGCGATGGAAGGTGTATCATTCTTTTTAAATCCAGACTTTAATAAACTAGATCAAGAAGCCGTTTTATTTGCGTTAGGACAATCGTTCTTCTCTTTATCTGTAGGGTTTGGGGGGATGTTGACTTATGCTTCTTATATGAAAAAAGGAACTGATCTTGTGCAAGCAGGAGGATATATTGTATTACTTAACATTTTAGTAACGTTATTAGCGGGATTGGCGATATTTCCAGCCACGGCATCTTTGGGCATAGATAATGCACAAGGCCCAGGTTTACTCTTTATCGTGTTACCTTATGTCTTTAATCAGCTACCATTTGGTTCGATGTTCTATTTAATTTTTTTATTGCTATTTTTCTTTGCAACAATTACGTCATCCATCAATCTTGTAGAAATCAATGTTTCAAATATGACAAAGAATGATAATACGAAACGTCTGAAGTCTGTTCTTGTGATTATTTTAGGTATCTTCATTGTAAGTATTCCATGCGCACTATCATTTGGACCGATAAGTGACATGAAGTTCCTAAAAGGAACATTCTTTGATAATATGGACTTCCTTGTATCCAATATCATGTTACCAATTGGTGTATTATGCTATACGTTGTTCTCAGGTTACGTATTAGATAAAAAGATAATGAAAGCATACTTCGTCCAGAAGCCATATCAGAATAAACTGTTTAATGTATGGATCATATTACTGCGATATGTTATTCCACTGGTCATATTATTGGTGATTATCAATCAATTGGTGCAGTAAATGCTTAGCCATTTCTTTATGTAAGTTGAACGATGATATAACGTTTCGTTTCTTCTTGGCACGACCGCTAGACATAAGGTAACCAGCTTCTTAAATAGTTTTTTATTGGTTTATTCTCTGAAATTTCATTTCAGAGAATATTTTTGTGCATTATTTTGCTTAATATTAGTATTCCTTAATGTTTTGAATGCATTAAATAGGGAATTGTCAAATGTATAAAAACTTATAGGGGGAACGATAATGACTAATAAAAAAGATGAGCAATTAGAAGCATTTCGTAGAGACCACTCAGAAGATACTGCACTTACGACAAACCAAGGATTAAAGATGGCAGAAGATGAATTCTCGCTTAAAGCTGGAGAACGTGGACCAACCTTATTAGAGGACTTCCATTTCAGAGAAAAAATGACGCATTTTGACCATGAAAGAATTCCTGAAAGAATTGTACATGCTCGTGGCTATGGTGCACATGGAGAATTTGAAGTATATGAAGATTTAAGTAATTATACTAAAGCGAAATTTTTAACAGATACATCTAAAAAGACACCTGTATTTGTACGTTTTTCGACAGTGCAAGGTTCTAAAGGATCAAATGATACAGTACGTGATGCACGCGGATTTGCGACTAAATTCTATACTGAAGAAGGGAATTATGATTTAGTAGGTAACAATATTCCTGTATTCTTTATTCAGGATGCAATCAAATTCCCGGACTTAGTACACGCAATAAAACCAGAACCACATAATGAAATTCCTCAAGGTGGAACAGCTCACGACACGTTTTGGGATTTCTTTGCACAAAACCCCGAGTCAACACATATGACGATGTGGACGATGAGTGATAGAGGCCTTCCGAAGAGCTTCCGTACAATGGAAGGGTTCGGTGTGCATACATTCCGTTTAATCAATAAAGAAGAAAAGTCACACTTTGTGAAATTTCATTGGAAACCTCTACTCGGCACACATTCTTTAGTATGGGATGAAGCGCAAATTATCGCGGGGAAAAACTCTGACTTTAACCGTGAAGATTTATATGAATCAATCGAAAAAGGTGACTATCCAGAATGGGAATTAGGACTACAAATTATTTCAGAAGAAGATGAATTTAAGTTTGATTTCGATATATTAGATCCAACGAAATTATGGCCAGAAGAAGAAGTGCCAGTTAAACGTGTGGGTAAAATGACTTTAAATCGCAATGTAGATAATGTCTTTGCAGAAACAGAGCAAGTTGCATTCCATCCAGGACATCTTGTACCGGGAATTGACTTTAGTAACGATCCATTATTACAAGGGCGATTATTCTCATATACTGATACACAGTTATCTCGTTTAGGTGGACCAAACTTCCACCAAATTCCTATCAACAGACCTGTATGCCCATTTGCGAATAATCAACGTGATGGTATGCACCAATCATTTGTGCATAAAGGACAAACATCCTACCATAAGAATGCAATCAATAATAATAATCCCCATACGACACCCGTTGAAGAAGGTGGATTTGAATCTTACCATGAGAAGATTGATGCACATAAAGTGCGTGCCAGAAGTGAAAGTTTTAAAGATCACTACTCACAAGCAAAGTTATACTATAATAGCTTAACGCAGCCTGAAAAAGAGCATCTAAGAGATGGATTTGCTTTTGAATTAGGTAAATGTAAGCATGATTTCGTTAAAGAAAATGCAATTGCTAATATTAATAAAGTAGATAAAGACTTAGCGACTCAAATTGCAGATAAAATTGGCGTTCAAGCCCCTACAACAGATGAAGAAGTGAAATCAGATAAGAAATCACCGGCACTTAGCATGGAAAACACAATTAAGAAGTTAGACACATTATCTGTCGCTATTATAGTTACTGCAAGTTCAAAAGAAGCAGAGATTAAAGACATCGTGCAAAACTTAAGCGATAACAAGGTTAATTTTAAACTTGTTGCTGAGAAAGCAATGACAATTGGAGCATTTAAAGTATCTGAGACATTTGATACAGTGCACTCTACATTCTTTGACGGTATTATCGTACTGGATGCAAAAGTACCCCTCTTGCCACCAGCGAAAGACTATATTGAAGCAGCAAATCGCCACTTTAAGACAATTGGTTTTAGTAAACAAGCTGAAGCAGCAATCGATGCAACATCTGTGAAAAAAGATGAGCCAGGTATCATTGAAATTGATGCCTCTGCAAACAATTATCTTGATGCATTAGTAAAACAAAGACATTGGGATAGACAACCATAAATTAAAGACCTCTACGTGAGGTCTTTTTAATTTTGAATTTAAAAAACACAGTAGAGCAATCTACTGTGTTTACATATTATTTAAGATTAAGTGATTCATTCAATGAACTGTTTTCTCTACTACCTTTTTCTTTGGAAAAAAGTGATTTAATGCCTTCAACAACAGTTTTCACTGATTCATCTGTTGCCCAGTATTCAGCAGTTTCTGGAACTACTTTGATAAGCACGACATTTGGATCTTCAGGATTTGTTTTTAAGAAAGCTTCTATTCCTTTACTCCAGTATTCTTTAATCTTGTCGTTGTCATTTACGATAAAGGCATTTCCTGAGATTGATACATATCCTTTATTAGCGAATGATAAGTTCACACGATTATCTTGCTCAATTTCTTCAGTTTTTTCAGTGCGTGTTGACATAAACCAAATATCCCCATTCGCATCTACATCTTGATAACTCATTGGTCGTGAAACGAGTTTATTATCTTGAATGGTTGTCATCATTGCAATATCATTCTTTTCAATCAGTTCAAATAACTTATCATAGATTTCTTTTTGATTCATATTATCGCCTCCATTATCTTTATATATTATAATTACCCTTAAGATTAGTACTTTATGCATAGAAAGAGGTTAAATATGGAAAGGGAATTTGTAACGATTGACGACATTATTGAGATGGGAGTTCCTTATCCGTTGTTTTCGATGTGGATGACGAATAGTCTGATTGAGGTTGCTTACCAATCAAAGAAAGAACGATTTTTCTGGAAAAAGGATATAGAGAAGTTAAAAAGGGAATACATAAATTAAATTTTCAGAATAATCTATAAATACATTGCCATACGTCTTTAGTGAATATATAATTAATAAGTGTATCACTTCACTATTATATTTAAGGGGTTGGATGTATGGAAGGGATTATAAGCTTTTTAAACGAGATTGTATGGAGTAAACCATTAGTCTACGGCTTGTTAATTACAGGGATTTCATTTTCATTAATAATGAAGTTCTTTCAAGTCAGGCATTTAAAAGAGATGATCCGACTGATGTTTCAAGGGGAGAAGTCACCTACAGGAATTTCTAGTTTCCAGGCAATTGCTTTATCGCTTGCTGGACGTGTAGGGACGGGTAATATAGTCGGTG
This region includes:
- a CDS encoding oleate hydratase codes for the protein MYYSNGNYEAFASPKKPEGVDNKSAYLVGSGIASLAAASFLIRDGRMKGENIHILEELDLPGGSLDGILNPERGYIMRGGREMENHFECLWDLFRSVPSLEVEDASVLDEFYWLNKEDPNYSKCRVIENRGQRLESDGKMTLTKKANKEIVELCLMKEEQLNDVKISDVFSKDFLDSNFWIYWKTMFAFEPWHSAMEMRRYLMRFIHHIGGLADFSALKFTKFNQFESLVMPLIEHLKANNVTFEYGVTVKNIQVECSKESKVAKAIDIVRKGNEESIPLTENDLVFVTNGSITESTTYGDNDTPAPPTTKPGGAWQLWENLSAQCDEFGNPSKFYKDLPEKSWFVSATATTNNKKVIDYIQKICKRDPLSGRTVTGGIVTVDDSKWQLSFTLNRQQQFKNQPDDQVSVWIYALYSDERGERTNKTIVECSGKEICEEWLYHMGVPEEEISALAAECNTIPSYMPYITAYFMPRKEGDRPLVVPHGSKNIAFIGNFAETERDTVFTTEYSVRTAMEAVYKLLEVDRGVPEVFASVYDVRILLHALSVLNDGKKLDEIDMPFYERLVEKRLLKKASGTFIEELLEEAKLI
- a CDS encoding MarR family transcriptional regulator; this translates as MEESNFFRLVHDGNQLSYKMISLFLKHFDHKLNISQVILLEYIKRNGHAKPSDIAKALGFTYGAITTMTNKLVEMEYVVRINHSGDRRVVMLNITETGLKVLEEAESVGKQVRNAVYDILSEEELKQMKQIQEKLLNHVASIKTL
- a CDS encoding glucose 1-dehydrogenase; protein product: MERLKDKVIIITGAAQGMGKVHAERAIAEGAKVVITDINEEKGQAVAVTLGSDALFIKHNVVSESDWENVVQTTLEYWGKIDVLVNNAGITYNMKIEEITLDDYMKIVNINQVSVFLGIKSVTATMKAQNSGAIINISSMNGLAGGAIGYTDTKFAVRGMTKAAARELSPFNITVNSVHPGVIHTPMLEQPGVKEAVDKFKQMIPMRRVAQAEEVSNMIIFLASDEARYSTGSEFVIDGGVTATV
- a CDS encoding sodium-dependent transporter produces the protein MERQSGFTSKLGFILASAGSAIGLGAMWKFPYVMADNGGAAFLILFIIFTLFIGLPILMSEFVMGVAGETYSTRAFSKLSGKKKYDLIGYLGNIGVFLLMSFYSVIGGFILIYIIRTIKVIFTGDATKDYTVLFGSIISNPLNTIAGVILFLALTGIIVIKGVQNGIERVSKFMMPMLFVMFLIMIIRSITLPNAMEGVSFFLNPDFNKLDQEAVLFALGQSFFSLSVGFGGMLTYASYMKKGTDLVQAGGYIVLLNILVTLLAGLAIFPATASLGIDNAQGPGLLFIVLPYVFNQLPFGSMFYLIFLLLFFFATITSSINLVEINVSNMTKNDNTKRLKSVLVIILGIFIVSIPCALSFGPISDMKFLKGTFFDNMDFLVSNIMLPIGVLCYTLFSGYVLDKKIMKAYFVQKPYQNKLFNVWIILLRYVIPLVILLVIINQLVQ
- a CDS encoding catalase — protein: MTNKKDEQLEAFRRDHSEDTALTTNQGLKMAEDEFSLKAGERGPTLLEDFHFREKMTHFDHERIPERIVHARGYGAHGEFEVYEDLSNYTKAKFLTDTSKKTPVFVRFSTVQGSKGSNDTVRDARGFATKFYTEEGNYDLVGNNIPVFFIQDAIKFPDLVHAIKPEPHNEIPQGGTAHDTFWDFFAQNPESTHMTMWTMSDRGLPKSFRTMEGFGVHTFRLINKEEKSHFVKFHWKPLLGTHSLVWDEAQIIAGKNSDFNREDLYESIEKGDYPEWELGLQIISEEDEFKFDFDILDPTKLWPEEEVPVKRVGKMTLNRNVDNVFAETEQVAFHPGHLVPGIDFSNDPLLQGRLFSYTDTQLSRLGGPNFHQIPINRPVCPFANNQRDGMHQSFVHKGQTSYHKNAINNNNPHTTPVEEGGFESYHEKIDAHKVRARSESFKDHYSQAKLYYNSLTQPEKEHLRDGFAFELGKCKHDFVKENAIANINKVDKDLATQIADKIGVQAPTTDEEVKSDKKSPALSMENTIKKLDTLSVAIIVTASSKEAEIKDIVQNLSDNKVNFKLVAEKAMTIGAFKVSETFDTVHSTFFDGIIVLDAKVPLLPPAKDYIEAANRHFKTIGFSKQAEAAIDATSVKKDEPGIIEIDASANNYLDALVKQRHWDRQP
- a CDS encoding pyridoxamine 5'-phosphate oxidase family protein; translation: MNQKEIYDKLFELIEKNDIAMMTTIQDNKLVSRPMSYQDVDANGDIWFMSTRTEKTEEIEQDNRVNLSFANKGYVSISGNAFIVNDNDKIKEYWSKGIEAFLKTNPEDPNVVLIKVVPETAEYWATDESVKTVVEGIKSLFSKEKGSRENSSLNESLNLK